One genomic segment of Drosophila melanogaster chromosome 3R includes these proteins:
- the Brd8 gene encoding bromodomain containing 8 yields the protein MSAGVQERLQLSRMPLDTWSKREQLILASAVSCSGDQNWITVSRTLKTICGNGSSNRPADWFSQKNCAMQYGNLLESVEATKRKKRSSESSAGVSSPATVETPTELLLRRLTEERQAEIKAQMRQDQETYRRIQREIESLQSDAVTEQELQDMWLEIEKEQEARRIEEMKLENRMREREQRKKDLASNWRNSSLAVKRSNQAADTTSVDMDVEDINTSGNGKQQTGPSPLLTSLLKSPTGNAPATPTPGGAAPAAGGTGSVARATAPTITSLLTSGPSSAVANQPVITMKSPTDAAFMSRPITGPPASEASTTPTLERSPSQAAPTLSMLLEKNMAAAKANESGSLVKPEGSGNQEQGVDEATSSAAGTADSDEADPNEAQLLEVFKNIDQIIDDIDIDMASVIDDEILKNVDDVVASPSNDKAEVIDFEDKLDALKREQSKSSPASDKPKSVELVIGSSDDSNDNIPLAAVASQESKDRGQSGGESTRGTEDAESEPLTSEVAVEEIGETITIISTSSEDTAGSPPTKMEEDGATDSLPKKEDAAEDKSEQESSSQGQNKAGGSTDEPELIDHQATREAQSKSGKDTAGKPVTMQEKTTTQSAPVPVDLHDTDEESSSLTDSSKHDDHPRSAKAKPPALKLALDDSKSELELSGTPQPPSAPARTPLLRKLPHRDRSESPMVDDDATTASDHSTARSTRRRCSSTPVIDSIPNSPASSEHTDDRRETRAASKKLFLSIYAMLLDSKHAAPFKRPFHDEHAQRHADLCLRPMDFPTIKRNIDSGFIRSLSELHRDVLLMAHNVLVAYKPHTAQHKTARLFVQDCQAIKEFSQLPDVQAGITATPVSNTGSLRADKSSGSKARSGSRKSQRHH from the coding sequence ATGTCTGCCGGGGTACAAGAGCGCCTGCAACTGAGCCGCATGCCGCTGGACACGTGGTCGAAGCGGGAGCAGCTCATCCTGGCGTCGGCGGTCTCCTGCAGCGGCGACCAGAACTGGATCACGGTGAGCCGCACGCTGAAGACGATCTGCGGCAATGGCAGCAGTAACCGACCGGCGGACTGGTTCTCGCAGAAGAACTGTGCCATGCAGTACGGCAATCTGCTGGAGAGCGTGGAGGCCACCAAGCGCAAGAAGCGCAGCAGCGAAAGCAGTGCCGGCGTCTCCTCGCCGGCCACCGTGGAGACGCCCACAGAATTGCTGCTCCGTCGGCTCACGGAGGAGCGTCAGGCGGAGATCAAGGCGCAGATGCGTCAGGATCAGGAGACTTACCGACGCATCCAGCGGGAGATTGAGTCGCTGCAATCGGACGCGGTGACCGAGCAGGAGCTGCAGGACATGTGGCTGGAGATCGAGAAGGAGCAGGAGGCGCGCCGCATCGAGGAGATGAAGCTGGAGAATCGCATGCGGGAGCGCGAGCAGCGCAAGAAGGACCTGGCCAGCAACTGGCGAAACAGCAGTCTAGCCGTCAAGCGTTCCAACCAAGCTGCCGACACGACTTCCGTCGATATGGACGTGGAGGACATAAACACCAGTGGCAATGGCAAACAGCAGACGGGTCCTTCGCCTCTACTCACATCTCTCCTGAAATCGCCCACAGGCAATGCACCTGCAACGCCCACCCCAGGAGGAGCTGCACCAGCAGCCGGAGGAACTGGCAGCGTGGCCAGGGCTACGGCGCCAACCATCACCTCGCTGCTGACCAGCGGTCCAAGCTCAGCTGTTGCCAATCAGCCAGTCATCACCATGAAGAGCCCCACAGATGCGGCGTTTATGTCCCGACCTATTACCGGACCTCCGGCCAGTGAGGCTTCTACTACGCCCACACTCGAACGGAGTCCCTCGCAGGCGGCACCCACACTCTCCATGCTGCTAGAGAAGAACATGGCTGCGGCGAAGGCCAACGAAAGCGGAAGCTTGGTAAAGCCAGAGGGGTCAGGAAACCAGGAGCAGGGTGTAGACGAAGCCACTTCTTCTGCAGCTGGCACAGCAGACTCCGACGAGGCGGATCCCAACGAAGCGCAGCTGCTGGAAGTCTTCAAAAACATTGATCAAATAATAGATGACATCGACATTGATATGGCCAGTGTCATTGACGATGAGATTCTGAAAAATGTGGATGACGTCGTAGCCTCGCCATCAAACGATAAAGCCGAAGTTATTGACTTTGAGGACAAGCTGGACGCTTTGAAGCGGGAGCAAAGTAAAAGTTCCCCAGCCAGTGATAAACCAAAATCTGTGGAGCTAGTAATTGGATCCAGCGATGACTCCAACGACAATATACCCCTGGCTGCCGTGGCCTCCCAGGAGAGTAAGGATCGTGGTCAGTCCGGTGGTGAATCTACTAGGGGCACCGAGGACGCAGAGTCCGAGCCGTTGACCAGCGAGGTGGCGGTGGAGGAGATTGGTGAGACCATTACCATTATCAGCACTTCAAGTGAGGATACTGCAGGATCGCCACCCACGAAAATGGAGGAAGATGGGGCCACTGATTCCCTTCCGAAGAAGGAGGATGCCGCGGAAGACAAATCCGAACAGGAAAGTAGCTCCCAAGGACAAAATAAGGCAGGAGGAAGCACGGACGAGCCGGaactaatagatcaccaagcCACTAGGGAAGCACAAAGCAAGTCAGGCAAGGACACAGCGGGAAAGCCAGTAACAATGCAAGAAAAGACGACCACTCAGTCCGCTCCGGTTCCTGTGGATCTGCACGACACAGACGAGGAGTCGTCTTCGTTGACGGACAGCAGCAAGCACGATGACCATCCAAGGAGTGCAAAAGCTAAGCCCCCGGCATTGAAGCTGGCTCTGGATGACTCCAAGTCGGAACTGGAGCTGAGTGGCACACCTCAGCCACCGTCGGCGCCAGCTCGAACGCCTTTGCTACGAAAACTGCCGCATCGGGATCGGTCCGAAAGTCCAATGGTGGACGATGACGCCACAACAGCCAGCGATCATTCCACTGCTAGGTCCACACGTCGCCGCTGCTCCTCCACGCCCGTTATCGACAGCATACCCAATTCTCCCGCCTCCAGCGAGCACACCGACGATCGGAGAGAAACGCGAGCCGCCTCCAAGAAGCTCTTCCTGTCCATTTATGCCATGTTGCTGGACAGCAAGCATGCGGCTCCCTTTAAGCGTCCCTTCCACGACGAGCACGCCCAGCGACATGCGGATCTATGCCTACGCCCCATGGATTTCCCCACCATCAAGCGGAACATCGACTCGGGATTCATTCGCAGCTTGAGCGAGCTGCACAGGGATGTCCTGCTCATGGCCCACAACGTTTTGGTGGCCTACAAACCACACACGGCTCAGCACAAAACGGCGCGTTTGTTCGTGCAGGACTGTCAGGCGATCAAAGAGTTCTCCCAATTGCCGGACGTGCAGGCAGGGATCACGGCCACGCCGGTGAGCAACACGGGAAGCTTGCGAGCGGATAAATCGAGCGGAAGCAAGGCCAGGAGCGGCTCCCGAAAGAGCCAAAGGCATCACTAG
- the Cisd2 gene encoding CDGSH iron sulfur domain 2, whose protein sequence is MEPISHLVKSSLPNYLSSLPVPDSIGGWFKLSFKDWLALIPPTVVVAGLGYTAYLAYCPAARASCAAKNSGRCNNHIRKNEPKVVDMIDVEDIAEKAAFCRCWKTKNWPYCDGSHGEHNKQTGDNVGPIVIKK, encoded by the exons ATGGAGCCCATATCACATCTGGTGAAGTCCTCGCTGCCCAATTACTTGTCAAGTCTGCCGGTTCCCGACAGCATCGGCGGCTGGTTTAAGCTCTCCT TCAAGGATTGGTTGGCCCTGATCCCACCCACCGTGGTGGTGGCCGGACTCGGCTACACCGCCTACCTGGCCTACTGTCCGGCGGCACGGGCCAGCTGCGCGGCCAAAAACAGCGGACGCTGCAACAACCACATCCGCAAGAACGAGCCCAAGGTGGTGGACATGATCGACGTGGAGGATATTGCGGAGAAGGCGGCCTTCTGTCGCTGCTGGAAGACCAAGAAC TGGCCCTACTGCGATGGCAGTCATGGCGAGCACAACAAGCAGACTGGAGACAACGTCGGACCAATTGTCATCAAGAAGTAG